From the genome of Actinomycetota bacterium, one region includes:
- a CDS encoding thiolase family protein has protein sequence MERKEVVVVEAVRTPTGRSGWAGAAKGGVFSNVSAQHLLAVALRGLVDRVKEKAPTFEEALIEDVAVGCLSQIGEQGLNVGRVGVLAAGLPDEVAGWTCNRYCNAGLQAINSQAHALMCGAGDIAIAAGVESMSRYGMGSDFQAALQAGMPVSIHPLAVERYALAPMGVSAQMLADRYELAREDMDRFALWSHQKAVWAMREHESYRKRVIPVEVEGEDGEKVIVDTDEPPRQQALDDPDAALAKIASLPPRFRDDGTVTAATSSAIADGAAAVMLMTAEKADELGLEPMARIVSTAVAGSEPLIMLLGPVPAMHKALERAGITMDDVDVFEPNEAFVSPVLAFCYEFGLDFDDPRINPTGGACAIGHPIGCTGALYFTEMVHWMVRNGLRYGLQTLCGGGGVGIATVVERV, from the coding sequence ATGGAACGCAAGGAAGTCGTGGTAGTCGAAGCGGTGCGCACCCCCACCGGCAGGTCCGGCTGGGCGGGCGCGGCCAAGGGCGGGGTGTTCTCGAACGTGTCGGCGCAGCACCTGCTGGCCGTGGCCCTGCGGGGCCTGGTTGACCGGGTCAAGGAAAAGGCGCCGACCTTCGAGGAAGCGCTAATCGAGGACGTGGCCGTGGGCTGCCTGAGCCAGATCGGTGAGCAGGGTCTGAACGTGGGTCGCGTGGGGGTACTCGCCGCAGGCCTTCCGGACGAGGTCGCCGGCTGGACGTGCAACCGCTACTGTAATGCCGGGTTGCAGGCGATCAATTCACAGGCGCATGCCCTCATGTGCGGGGCTGGAGACATCGCCATCGCCGCCGGGGTGGAGAGCATGAGCCGGTACGGCATGGGGTCGGACTTCCAGGCGGCCCTCCAGGCGGGGATGCCGGTGAGCATCCATCCCCTGGCCGTGGAGCGTTACGCCCTTGCCCCCATGGGGGTAAGCGCGCAGATGCTGGCCGACCGCTACGAACTGGCGCGCGAGGACATGGACCGTTTCGCGCTTTGGAGCCACCAGAAGGCGGTGTGGGCCATGCGCGAACATGAATCGTACCGCAAGCGAGTCATCCCGGTGGAGGTAGAGGGCGAGGACGGGGAGAAGGTGATCGTGGATACCGATGAACCGCCCCGCCAGCAGGCGCTGGACGACCCGGACGCCGCCCTGGCGAAGATCGCCTCGCTCCCTCCCCGTTTCCGTGATGACGGCACGGTGACGGCCGCCACCTCCTCGGCAATCGCAGACGGCGCCGCCGCGGTCATGCTCATGACCGCCGAAAAAGCGGATGAGCTCGGACTGGAGCCCATGGCCAGGATCGTGTCCACCGCGGTGGCGGGCTCGGAACCCCTGATCATGCTACTGGGTCCGGTGCCAGCCATGCACAAGGCCCTGGAGCGCGCGGGCATCACCATGGACGACGTCGATGTCTTCGAACCCAACGAGGCGTTCGTCTCACCGGTTCTGGCCTTCTGTTACGAATTCGGCCTGGATTTCGACGACCCCCGCATCAATCCCACGGGAGGAGCCTGTGCCATCGGCCACCCCATCGGCTGCACCGGCGCGCTCTACTTCACCGAGATGGTGCACTGGATGGTCCGGAACGGCCTGAGGTACGGGTTGCAGACGCTGTGCGGCGGAGGTGGTGTCGGCATCGCCACCGTGGTGGAACGGGTATAG